The following is a genomic window from Candidatus Moraniibacteriota bacterium.
CGGGCGACTCCGGCATTGGTTGAACATGTGCTCGTTGATTATTACGGTACTCGTTCTCCGCTCAAACAGATTGCGAGTATTTCTGCACCGGAAGCTCGACTTCTGACGATACAGCCTTGGGATCGCGGAGCATTGGTTGCCATAGAATCCGCCATTCGCGAATCGGATTTGGGGCTCAACCCTTCAAATGACGGACAGATTATCCGTCTCTCGATCCCGCCTCTTACGGAGGAAAGGCGGCGAGATCTGGTGAAATCGCTTAATCGAGTTGCCGAAGAGGCTCGCATCGCTATTCGGACGATACGTGAGGATGCTTGGAAGGAGATTCAGGACGCGGAAAAATCGGGCAATATGGGCGAGGATGATAAGTTCCACGGCAAAGACGCCTTACAGGAAGCGGTGGAATCATACAACGCGCGCAT
Proteins encoded in this region:
- the frr gene encoding ribosome recycling factor, with product MYQSIISERKDFFEEAINHFSEEMAKIRTGRATPALVEHVLVDYYGTRSPLKQIASISAPEARLLTIQPWDRGALVAIESAIRESDLGLNPSNDGQIIRLSIPPLTEERRRDLVKSLNRVAEEARIAIRTIREDAWKEIQDAEKSGNMGEDDKFHGKDALQEAVESYNARIEEMRKKKEGEIMTV